One stretch of Streptomyces sp. 135 DNA includes these proteins:
- a CDS encoding peptidoglycan-binding protein, which produces MSRRTGPLAGAAVVAVAALGAGAYAIGGGGEGAGRAADGLPPATATVVRTDLVRSKTADGKVDFAGRRPVKAAVGGTVTVAAREGVTVTRGQALYELDDKPVTLLYGPVPAFREMRAGDRGSDVLQLERNLVALGYGAGLYVDPRFDRTTEAAVKRWQKSLNRTPTGRVGKGDVVFQPGQVKVAAVDAALADQVGPADPVLTVASTKPVVRAELDQSDVSLTAKGTKAEVTLAGGRVEPGRVTGTAAPDAAGEREDSGPGDTITVEVTLDAGRTAAEGEDTRATASVKFVSEARKGVLAVPVEAVVALRGEDGGYGLQVVRGGTSRMVRVETGMTADGRIEVSGPGIAEGTKVGVAAP; this is translated from the coding sequence ATGAGCCGCCGTACGGGACCCCTGGCGGGCGCGGCCGTGGTGGCCGTCGCGGCGCTCGGGGCCGGCGCGTACGCCATCGGCGGCGGTGGCGAAGGCGCCGGACGCGCGGCGGACGGACTGCCGCCCGCCACCGCCACCGTCGTCCGCACCGACCTCGTGCGGTCCAAGACGGCCGACGGGAAGGTCGACTTCGCGGGGCGCCGCCCGGTGAAGGCGGCGGTCGGGGGCACGGTCACGGTCGCCGCGCGGGAGGGCGTCACCGTGACGCGCGGCCAGGCGCTCTACGAACTGGACGACAAGCCCGTGACGCTGCTGTACGGCCCGGTCCCGGCCTTCCGCGAGATGCGGGCCGGCGACCGGGGCAGCGACGTCCTCCAGCTGGAACGCAACCTCGTCGCCCTCGGCTACGGCGCAGGCCTGTACGTGGATCCCCGCTTCGACCGGACGACCGAGGCCGCCGTCAAGCGGTGGCAGAAGTCCCTGAACCGCACGCCGACGGGCCGGGTCGGCAAGGGAGACGTCGTCTTCCAGCCCGGCCAGGTCAAGGTCGCCGCGGTGGACGCGGCGCTCGCGGACCAGGTGGGCCCGGCCGACCCGGTCCTCACGGTCGCCTCCACGAAGCCCGTCGTCCGCGCCGAACTCGACCAGAGCGACGTCTCGCTCACCGCGAAGGGCACGAAGGCCGAGGTCACCCTGGCCGGCGGCAGGGTGGAGCCGGGCCGCGTCACCGGCACGGCGGCGCCGGACGCCGCCGGGGAGCGGGAGGACAGCGGCCCCGGCGACACCATCACCGTCGAAGTCACCCTGGACGCGGGCCGGACGGCGGCCGAGGGCGAGGACACCCGGGCGACGGCGAGCGTGAAGTTCGTCAGCGAGGCCCGCAAGGGCGTCCTCGCGGTCCCGGTGGAGGCGGTGGTGGCCCTGCGCGGCGAAGACGGCGGCTACGGCCTCCAGGTCGTACGCGGCGGCACCTCCCGCATGGTCCGGGTCGAGACCGGCATGACGGCCGACGGCAGGATCGAGGTCAGCGGCCCCGGGATCGCGGAGGGCACCAAGGTGGGGGTGGCCGCCCCATGA
- a CDS encoding LuxR C-terminal-related transcriptional regulator, whose protein sequence is MDSIRDAPVLDAAGDILRAPLDEVLPRLSGALAALIPHRAAAELATECAHSPFKTVGEAALAERITAAELDRLRPVVGVGRVWQGTAGIGGAEHPVLALHSDRTTRGALLVLVREQAGPLDTAAIDTARVLWDLVTSHLDRLAAEAVPGTLAQSRAAAGARARAIAEAGEAHTAVLTGLLGVLRSRGLDDGSARAAATELAVSALLDLRAEAERDQSVAEEPADQAFTRLGESLRPLLRHSEVRLALAPPGTARRLPADVAHAGRAIGRGLLLAVLEQDGVERVHVGWRLDDTTLHVTVRDDGPGTLSYCSLGRRRVTERVEALGGRLGVDAVEGWGTTVTVSLPLGTKESAGAADPLAALGARELEVLGELARGRRNRDIAERLHISESTVKFHVANILAKLGVGSRGEAAARFHAAA, encoded by the coding sequence ATGGACTCGATCAGGGACGCCCCCGTTCTCGACGCCGCGGGTGACATCCTGCGCGCCCCGCTCGACGAGGTCCTGCCGAGGCTCTCCGGGGCCCTGGCGGCCCTGATCCCGCACCGCGCCGCCGCCGAGCTGGCCACGGAGTGCGCGCACTCCCCCTTCAAGACGGTCGGCGAGGCCGCGCTCGCGGAGCGGATCACCGCGGCCGAGCTCGACCGGCTCCGCCCCGTCGTGGGCGTCGGACGGGTCTGGCAGGGCACGGCCGGGATCGGCGGAGCGGAGCACCCCGTACTCGCCCTGCACAGCGACCGGACCACGCGCGGCGCGCTGCTCGTCCTGGTGCGCGAGCAGGCCGGGCCGCTCGACACGGCCGCGATCGACACCGCGCGGGTGCTGTGGGACCTGGTGACCAGCCACCTCGACCGCCTCGCCGCCGAGGCCGTGCCCGGCACGCTGGCCCAGTCGCGGGCGGCCGCCGGGGCGCGGGCGCGGGCCATCGCGGAGGCGGGCGAGGCCCACACCGCCGTACTGACGGGGCTGCTCGGCGTACTGCGCAGCCGCGGCCTGGACGACGGGTCCGCGCGGGCCGCGGCGACCGAACTCGCCGTCTCCGCCCTGCTCGACCTGCGTGCCGAGGCGGAGCGGGATCAGTCGGTGGCGGAGGAACCGGCCGACCAGGCGTTCACCCGTCTCGGGGAGTCGCTGCGGCCGCTCCTGCGGCACAGCGAGGTACGGCTCGCGCTCGCCCCTCCGGGCACCGCGCGGCGCCTGCCCGCCGACGTCGCGCACGCCGGGCGGGCGATCGGGCGGGGGCTGCTCCTGGCCGTCCTGGAGCAGGACGGGGTGGAGCGTGTCCATGTCGGATGGCGGCTCGACGACACCACCCTGCACGTGACCGTACGAGACGACGGTCCCGGAACCCTCTCGTACTGCTCACTCGGCCGCCGCCGGGTCACCGAGCGGGTCGAGGCGCTGGGCGGGCGGCTCGGTGTCGACGCGGTGGAGGGCTGGGGGACGACGGTGACGGTCTCCCTGCCCCTCGGTACGAAGGAGTCCGCCGGGGCGGCCGATCCTCTGGCCGCACTGGGGGCGCGTGAGCTCGAAGTCCTCGGGGAGCTGGCCCGGGGGCGGCGGAACCGGGACATCGCGGAGCGGCTGCACATCAGCGAGTCCACGGTGAAGTTCCACGTGGCGAACATCCTGGCGAAGCTGGGGGTGGGATCGCGGGGAGAGGCCGCCGCACGGTTCCACGCGGCTGCCTGA
- a CDS encoding response regulator transcription factor, whose amino-acid sequence MPHVLLIEDDASVRDGMELVLRRHGYGVDTAATGEAALALLAGPAGHTVELAVLDLMLPGMDGFEVCRRIRARGSAVPVIMLTARGDDGDIVRGLEAGADDYVVKPVTAPVLEARIRAALRRAEPVRRRPGEDTYAGLVIDRAGLTVTKRGTVVALPPTELRVLLELSASPGQVFSREQLLRSVWEHDFLGDSRLVDAAVGRLRAKLEDVPAKPVYIQTVRGFGYRFGPV is encoded by the coding sequence GTGCCCCATGTGCTGTTGATCGAGGACGACGCGTCCGTGCGCGACGGAATGGAACTGGTGCTGCGCCGGCACGGGTACGGGGTCGACACCGCCGCCACGGGTGAGGCCGCCCTCGCCCTGCTCGCCGGGCCCGCGGGCCACACCGTCGAACTCGCCGTGCTCGACCTGATGCTGCCCGGCATGGACGGCTTCGAGGTCTGCCGGCGGATCCGCGCGAGGGGGTCGGCCGTCCCCGTCATCATGCTGACCGCGCGCGGCGACGACGGCGACATCGTGCGGGGCCTGGAGGCGGGCGCCGACGACTACGTGGTCAAGCCCGTGACCGCGCCCGTCCTGGAGGCGCGGATCCGGGCGGCGCTGCGGCGGGCCGAGCCGGTGCGGAGGCGGCCCGGCGAGGACACGTACGCGGGGCTCGTCATCGACCGTGCCGGGCTCACCGTCACCAAGCGCGGCACCGTCGTCGCGCTGCCGCCCACCGAACTGCGGGTCCTGCTCGAACTCTCCGCCTCACCGGGGCAGGTGTTCAGCCGCGAGCAGCTGCTGCGCTCCGTGTGGGAGCACGACTTCCTCGGGGACTCGCGGCTGGTCGACGCGGCGGTCGGCCGCCTGCGCGCCAAGCTCGAGGACGTACCCGCCAAGCCGGTGTACATACAGACGGTACGGGGCTTCGGGTACCGGTTCGGGCCGGTATGA
- a CDS encoding NADP-dependent oxidoreductase, which yields MEAIVFEEFGGPEVLRLREIARPHPGPGRIRVEVRAAGVNPVDYKTRRGWMEEFFPTALPAVPGREFAGVVDALGEGVTGVAVGDEVFGWADTGSGTYAEYALSRQYVHKPAALSWESAAALPVATETAQRVLDLLGVAEGETLLLHGAGGAVGTVAAQLAVARGARVIGTASPAHHERLRELGVLPVAYGDGLAERVAELTSERPDGARVDAVFDAAGRGALPLSIELRGGTSDRVVTIADPDAATHGVPFSASAVSDPLPALAGHARLAAEGTLRLPVAEAFPLAAAAKAHELSEAGHAQGKLILLPQR from the coding sequence ATGGAAGCCATCGTCTTCGAGGAGTTCGGCGGACCGGAGGTCCTGCGTCTGCGGGAGATCGCCAGACCGCACCCCGGGCCGGGCCGGATCCGGGTCGAGGTCCGGGCGGCCGGGGTCAATCCGGTCGACTACAAGACCCGACGCGGCTGGATGGAGGAGTTCTTCCCGACCGCGCTGCCGGCCGTGCCAGGACGGGAGTTCGCGGGCGTCGTCGACGCGCTGGGCGAGGGTGTCACCGGCGTCGCGGTCGGTGACGAGGTCTTCGGCTGGGCGGACACGGGTTCCGGTACGTACGCCGAGTACGCCCTGTCACGTCAGTACGTCCATAAGCCCGCCGCCCTCTCGTGGGAGTCGGCGGCCGCGCTGCCCGTCGCCACGGAGACCGCGCAGCGGGTGCTCGATCTGCTCGGCGTGGCCGAGGGCGAGACGCTTCTGCTGCACGGCGCGGGCGGCGCCGTGGGCACGGTCGCGGCACAGCTGGCGGTGGCGCGCGGCGCGAGGGTCATCGGGACGGCGTCGCCCGCCCATCACGAACGGCTGCGGGAGCTGGGCGTGCTGCCGGTGGCCTACGGGGACGGGCTGGCGGAGCGCGTCGCGGAGCTGACGAGCGAACGCCCGGACGGCGCCCGTGTCGACGCGGTCTTCGACGCCGCGGGGCGGGGTGCCCTGCCGCTCTCCATCGAGCTGCGCGGCGGCACCTCGGACCGCGTCGTCACCATCGCGGACCCGGATGCGGCGACCCACGGCGTCCCCTTCTCGGCGTCCGCCGTCAGCGACCCGCTCCCGGCCCTGGCCGGTCACGCCCGCCTGGCCGCGGAGGGAACCCTGCGGCTCCCGGTCGCCGAGGCCTTCCCCCTCGCGGCCGCCGCCAAGGCCCACGAACTCAGCGAGGCGGGCCACGCCCAAGGCAAGCTGATCCTGCTCCCGCAGAGGTGA
- a CDS encoding HAMP domain-containing sensor histidine kinase gives MRLPGGRSPRPWVWGGLRVRLVVAFVLVALVSAVTATGLAYRESRTAVLERKQDAVRTDFKNRVDQVAADLAMPPDEVSLTRFAVSVADGLGDAVVVARYRSLTVSSDASADRSLITSALRTAVREHNRMSLQRVERHGSPYLVAGTPVTFASGPPSGLDVFAVTSLRAEQDDTAAILDSARDGLLPVVLLATVLALLAARTVLRPVRELGRATRRHAAGDLTSRVETPRGRDELAELARDFNGTAQALEASVTELREQEARARRFVADVSHELRTPLAAMTMVATVLDEDAERLPPDAARAARTVSAETARLARLVDDLMEMSRFDSGAARLTLGEVDLAETLRGTLALRGWTGRVECRLPEGVRAVVDARRIDVVVANLVGNALRHGAPPVSLTARAAGGQVSVEVADRGPGLPPEVLPHVFDRFYKADSARTRSEGSGLGTAIALENARLHGGTIEVANRDGGGAVFTLRMPWRRAGATDGEVGA, from the coding sequence ATGAGGCTCCCGGGGGGTCGGTCCCCGCGGCCGTGGGTGTGGGGCGGGCTGCGGGTGCGGCTCGTCGTCGCCTTCGTCCTCGTCGCCCTGGTCAGCGCGGTCACGGCCACCGGGCTCGCCTACCGGGAGTCCCGCACCGCCGTCCTCGAGCGCAAACAGGACGCCGTGCGCACCGACTTCAAGAACCGCGTCGACCAGGTCGCCGCCGACCTCGCCATGCCGCCCGACGAGGTCTCCCTCACCCGCTTCGCCGTCAGCGTCGCCGACGGCCTCGGTGACGCGGTCGTCGTCGCCCGGTACCGCTCCCTGACGGTCTCCTCCGACGCCTCCGCCGACCGGTCGCTCATCACCTCCGCCCTGCGGACCGCCGTACGCGAGCACAACCGCATGAGCCTCCAGCGGGTCGAACGGCACGGCAGCCCCTACCTCGTGGCCGGCACACCCGTCACCTTCGCCTCCGGGCCGCCGTCCGGCCTCGACGTCTTCGCCGTCACCTCGCTGCGCGCCGAACAGGACGACACCGCCGCGATCCTCGACTCCGCACGGGACGGGCTCCTGCCCGTGGTGCTGCTCGCCACCGTGCTCGCGCTGCTCGCCGCGCGCACCGTACTGCGGCCCGTACGCGAACTGGGGCGCGCCACCCGCAGACACGCCGCCGGGGACCTCACCTCCCGGGTCGAGACGCCTCGGGGCCGGGACGAACTGGCCGAGCTCGCACGGGACTTCAACGGCACGGCGCAGGCACTCGAAGCGTCCGTCACCGAACTGCGCGAACAGGAGGCGCGGGCGCGGCGCTTCGTCGCCGACGTCTCGCACGAACTGCGTACGCCGCTCGCCGCGATGACGATGGTCGCCACCGTCCTCGACGAGGACGCCGAGCGGCTGCCGCCGGACGCGGCCCGGGCCGCCCGTACGGTCAGCGCCGAGACGGCGCGCCTGGCCCGGCTCGTCGACGACCTGATGGAGATGTCCCGCTTCGACTCGGGCGCGGCCCGCCTCACCCTCGGTGAGGTCGACCTCGCCGAGACCCTCCGGGGAACCCTCGCGCTGCGCGGCTGGACGGGGCGGGTGGAGTGCCGGCTGCCGGAGGGCGTACGGGCCGTGGTCGACGCCCGGCGCATCGACGTGGTGGTCGCCAACCTCGTCGGCAACGCGCTGCGGCACGGCGCGCCGCCGGTCTCCCTCACCGCGCGGGCGGCCGGGGGCCAGGTGAGCGTCGAGGTCGCCGACCGGGGGCCCGGCCTGCCGCCCGAGGTGCTCCCCCACGTCTTCGACCGCTTCTACAAGGCGGACAGCGCCCGCACCCGGTCGGAGGGCAGCGGCCTGGGCACGGCCATCGCGCTGGAGAACGCGCGACTGCACGGCGGAACCATCGAGGTGGCGAACAGGGACGGGGGCGGGGCGGTGTTCACGTTGCGGATGCCGTGGCGGCGGGCGGGCGCGACGGACGGGGAGGTCGGGGCGTGA
- a CDS encoding DUF2786 domain-containing protein: MCPKDSVIDDAFAAALYGDGDEGLDTGASLLAAAPGADAELRRRGEEYLRRAWRGGWQPADVVRLVRRDLEEPHVRLAAALILAETRGYAHLPPRWADQLADLDPGSEPARPRDRFSYATTHLQLYRLLLRLPPIEPVGPPPGETVPGPVEGEPRALTRIRALLAKAEATGYPEEAEALTAKAQELMARHSLDEALLAARTHAKDVPGACRVGVDAPYETAKAILLDSVAAANRCRAVWNEAFGFSTVVGFESDLEAVELLHTSLLVQGTAAMTKAEAGQRAAGRKRTKTFRQTFLLAYAHRIGARLARAGEHAVREAAEGSGGSAASLLPVLAARDVAVTDRVERMFPETTTTRVRGATDGEGWAHGTAAADRAHVAPRDRGPALP, encoded by the coding sequence ATGTGCCCCAAGGATTCGGTGATCGACGACGCGTTCGCGGCGGCGCTGTACGGCGACGGCGACGAGGGCCTGGACACCGGAGCCTCCCTCCTCGCGGCGGCCCCCGGCGCGGACGCCGAGCTGCGCCGCCGGGGCGAGGAGTACCTGCGCCGCGCGTGGCGGGGCGGCTGGCAGCCCGCCGACGTCGTACGCCTGGTCCGGCGTGACCTGGAGGAGCCGCACGTACGGCTGGCCGCAGCGCTGATCCTCGCCGAGACGCGGGGCTACGCGCACCTGCCGCCCCGCTGGGCCGACCAGCTCGCCGACCTCGATCCCGGCTCGGAACCCGCCCGGCCCCGCGACCGCTTCTCGTACGCCACCACCCACCTCCAGCTCTACCGCCTGCTCCTGCGCCTCCCGCCCATCGAGCCGGTGGGCCCGCCGCCCGGCGAGACCGTGCCGGGTCCCGTCGAGGGTGAGCCGCGCGCGCTGACCCGCATCCGCGCGCTGCTCGCCAAGGCCGAGGCGACCGGCTACCCGGAGGAGGCGGAGGCGCTCACCGCGAAGGCGCAGGAGCTGATGGCGCGCCACTCCCTCGACGAGGCGCTGCTCGCCGCCCGTACGCACGCGAAGGACGTCCCCGGGGCGTGCCGGGTCGGCGTGGACGCCCCGTACGAGACGGCGAAGGCGATCCTGCTCGACTCCGTGGCGGCCGCGAACCGCTGCCGGGCGGTGTGGAACGAGGCGTTCGGCTTCTCGACCGTCGTCGGCTTCGAGTCCGATCTGGAGGCCGTGGAGCTGCTCCACACCTCCCTGCTCGTGCAGGGCACGGCGGCGATGACGAAGGCGGAGGCGGGGCAGCGCGCGGCGGGCCGCAAGCGGACGAAAACGTTCCGGCAGACCTTCCTGCTGGCGTACGCGCACCGCATCGGCGCACGGCTGGCGCGGGCGGGCGAACACGCGGTCAGGGAAGCGGCCGAGGGCTCCGGGGGGAGCGCCGCCTCCCTGCTGCCCGTGCTCGCGGCGCGCGATGTCGCGGTGACCGACCGCGTGGAGCGGATGTTCCCGGAGACGACCACCACGCGCGTGCGCGGTGCGACGGACGGCGAGGGCTGGGCGCACGGCACGGCGGCGGCCGACCGCGCCCACGTGGCACCCCGCGACCGGGGCCCCGCCCTGCCCTGA
- a CDS encoding bifunctional 3'-5' exonuclease/DNA polymerase → MSDRWAVAAVEGAGAELVPLDAAGLPAGPVVREPDLVEAVRKRPGVGRWVWRSTAAVYPRLLAAGVRVERCYDVEAAELLLLGHEGRLGEPRSAAAALARLHNRPVPPDPPPRAAEPGSQDSLFEPRPGGAPVTSAELVEVHAEQQRRHDATAHPGRMRLLTASESAGMLVAAEMNAAGLPWRADVHRELLTELLGERYAGGGEPRRLAELADEVSAAFGRRVRPDLAADVVKAFAQAGIRVKSTRRWELEEIDHPAVRPLIEYKKLYRIWTAHGWSWLQDWVRDGRFRPEYTPGGSVSGRWTTNGGGALQIPKVIRRAVIADPGWRLVVADADQMEPRVLAAISRDPGLMEVAGSEEDLYTRLSDRAFSGDRDHAKIALLGAVYGQTSGDGLKNLAALRRRFPLAVAYVDDAARAGEEGRLVRTWLGRTSPPAAGAGDAEEAGIPQEDPTAAVSPDGEFTPGYASTNARARGRFTRNFVVQGSAADWALLMLAALRRTIAEAGMRAELVFFQHDEVIVHCPTEEAAAVALAVREAGDLAGRIAFGETPVRFPFTTAVVECYADAK, encoded by the coding sequence ATGAGTGATCGGTGGGCCGTCGCCGCGGTCGAGGGGGCAGGAGCGGAGCTGGTGCCGCTCGACGCCGCCGGGCTGCCCGCGGGGCCCGTCGTGCGGGAGCCCGACCTCGTCGAGGCCGTGCGGAAGCGGCCCGGCGTGGGCCGGTGGGTGTGGCGGTCGACCGCCGCCGTGTACCCCCGGCTGCTCGCCGCGGGCGTCCGCGTGGAGCGGTGCTACGACGTGGAGGCCGCCGAGCTCCTCCTCCTCGGTCACGAGGGCCGCCTCGGCGAGCCACGCTCCGCGGCCGCCGCCCTCGCCCGCCTCCACAACCGCCCCGTACCGCCCGACCCCCCGCCCCGCGCCGCCGAGCCCGGCTCGCAGGACTCCCTCTTCGAGCCCCGCCCCGGCGGCGCCCCCGTCACGTCTGCCGAGCTCGTCGAGGTCCATGCCGAGCAGCAGCGAAGACACGACGCCACGGCCCACCCCGGCCGCATGCGCCTGCTCACCGCCTCCGAGTCGGCGGGCATGCTCGTGGCCGCCGAGATGAACGCCGCGGGCCTGCCCTGGCGCGCCGACGTCCACCGCGAGCTGCTGACCGAACTGCTCGGCGAGCGGTACGCGGGCGGTGGCGAACCCCGCCGCCTCGCCGAGCTGGCCGACGAGGTGTCCGCCGCGTTCGGCCGCCGGGTGCGCCCGGATCTCGCCGCCGACGTGGTGAAGGCCTTCGCGCAGGCCGGCATCAGGGTGAAGTCGACGCGGCGCTGGGAGCTGGAGGAGATCGACCACCCGGCGGTGCGGCCCCTCATCGAGTACAAGAAGCTGTACCGCATCTGGACCGCCCACGGCTGGAGCTGGCTCCAGGACTGGGTCCGCGACGGCCGCTTCCGCCCCGAGTACACCCCCGGCGGTTCGGTCAGCGGACGCTGGACGACCAACGGCGGCGGTGCGCTCCAGATCCCGAAGGTGATCCGGCGGGCCGTGATCGCCGACCCCGGCTGGCGGCTCGTCGTCGCCGACGCCGACCAGATGGAGCCGAGGGTGCTGGCCGCGATCTCCCGGGACCCGGGCCTCATGGAGGTGGCGGGGAGCGAGGAGGACCTGTACACCCGTCTCTCGGACCGCGCGTTCTCCGGCGACCGCGACCACGCGAAGATCGCGCTGCTCGGCGCGGTGTACGGCCAGACGTCGGGCGACGGCCTGAAGAACCTGGCCGCGCTGCGCCGCCGCTTCCCGCTGGCCGTCGCGTACGTCGACGACGCGGCGCGGGCCGGTGAGGAGGGGCGGCTCGTGCGGACCTGGCTGGGCCGGACGAGCCCGCCGGCGGCCGGGGCCGGGGACGCCGAAGAGGCGGGCATCCCTCAGGAGGACCCCACCGCCGCCGTCTCCCCGGACGGTGAGTTCACCCCCGGGTACGCCTCGACCAACGCCCGGGCGCGCGGCCGGTTCACGCGCAACTTCGTCGTGCAGGGCAGCGCCGCCGACTGGGCCCTGCTGATGCTGGCCGCGCTGCGGCGGACGATCGCCGAGGCCGGCATGCGGGCCGAACTGGTCTTCTTCCAGCACGACGAGGTCATCGTGCACTGCCCCACCGAGGAGGCGGCGGCCGTCGCGCTCGCCGTGCGGGAGGCGGGCGACCTCGCCGGCCGGATCGCGTTCGGGGAGACCCCGGTCCGCTTTCCGTTCACGACCGCCGTCGTGGAGTGCTACGCCGACGCGAAGTGA
- a CDS encoding ABC transporter permease, which yields MILLASLRARWSSLLGAFVAVALGVGLTAAMGLGLHASLAGPDRPVGRFAGSPVVVMGQDRLTVPVERGPDITHVSKPLAHPHPVDTALLRDLRRLGPVRVDGGKRDAVGVDAPARAVRDVVDGRARVLTGDDRRQADPASARDAEAMVAVNSFLGTAGGVAAFVSVFVTASTFAFVVALRRREFGLLRMAGATPGQVRRQLLGEALAVGVTASVAGCALGAWGGPRLGAALVDAGIAPGWFTIPGASFLTSAPLSWPFQLAFWTGLFVALSGAWIASRRAGRITPAEALRDASVDSDVMPWSRRLVGAALLACGLGLLVWTLVTDPSSLMKRKTYTVQPMILITAAAALAPLLVRPVVRAFRLPGAVGLLIRENSAASVRRTAAVAAPVLVTVALAGSLLGSAQTVSEAKAAEARQRTVSQLVATGAGLEVVARRDIPGAVAVSASASTAVYVREEGSALVRSDARAVRDPAALAVTSRLPVVAGDVRDLDDRSIVVNEEWEKPQVGEHVDVWLGDGRPARLRIVAVLARGSGDNGAYVTSANASLGRGGAAVPVDRVDVRLTAGADPGRAAAVLAERGGGEVRSAEAWLAATHPRTKAQTRLGLLMLLGISLVYTGISLASTLLMAASVRGAELRALRLAGATRWQVRAVVAGEALVAVTAGAVLGLAVTAVNLGGLAAGLVRLSVPAGVVVPWDVVGVAVGVCAVVSVGAAGVRGRFGG from the coding sequence ATCATTCTCCTTGCTTCTCTCCGTGCCCGGTGGAGCAGCCTCCTCGGGGCCTTCGTCGCCGTCGCCCTCGGCGTCGGGCTCACCGCCGCCATGGGGCTCGGGCTCCACGCGAGCCTCGCGGGGCCGGACCGGCCGGTCGGGCGGTTCGCCGGGTCGCCCGTCGTCGTCATGGGGCAGGACCGGCTGACGGTGCCGGTCGAGCGGGGCCCGGACATCACCCACGTATCGAAGCCGCTCGCTCATCCACACCCTGTGGACACCGCGCTGCTGCGTGATCTGCGGCGGCTCGGGCCCGTCCGGGTGGACGGCGGCAAGAGGGACGCGGTCGGCGTCGACGCGCCCGCCCGGGCGGTACGCGACGTGGTCGACGGACGGGCCCGCGTCCTCACGGGCGACGACCGCCGCCAGGCCGATCCCGCCAGTGCTCGCGACGCCGAGGCGATGGTGGCCGTCAACTCCTTCCTCGGCACGGCGGGCGGGGTCGCCGCCTTCGTGTCGGTGTTCGTCACGGCGTCGACGTTCGCCTTCGTCGTCGCGCTGCGGCGGCGCGAGTTCGGTCTGCTGCGGATGGCGGGCGCGACGCCCGGCCAGGTGCGCAGGCAACTCCTCGGCGAGGCGCTCGCGGTGGGCGTCACCGCGTCCGTCGCGGGCTGCGCGCTCGGGGCGTGGGGCGGGCCGCGGCTCGGGGCGGCGCTGGTGGACGCCGGCATCGCGCCGGGGTGGTTCACCATCCCTGGCGCCTCCTTTCTGACCTCCGCGCCGCTCTCCTGGCCCTTCCAGCTCGCCTTCTGGACCGGGCTCTTCGTCGCCCTCTCAGGCGCCTGGATCGCGTCCCGGCGGGCCGGCCGCATCACTCCGGCCGAGGCGCTGCGCGACGCGTCCGTGGACAGTGACGTCATGCCGTGGAGCCGCCGGCTCGTGGGCGCCGCCCTGCTGGCCTGCGGGCTCGGGCTGCTCGTCTGGACGCTGGTCACGGACCCGTCCTCGCTGATGAAGCGCAAGACGTACACCGTCCAGCCGATGATCCTGATCACCGCTGCCGCCGCCCTCGCGCCCCTGCTCGTACGCCCCGTCGTCCGCGCCTTCCGGCTGCCCGGCGCCGTCGGACTCCTCATCCGCGAGAACTCCGCCGCGTCCGTGCGCCGCACCGCCGCCGTCGCCGCGCCCGTCCTGGTCACCGTCGCCCTCGCGGGCAGTCTGCTGGGCTCCGCGCAGACCGTGAGCGAGGCGAAGGCGGCGGAGGCGCGGCAGCGGACGGTGTCGCAACTGGTCGCCACGGGTGCGGGCTTGGAGGTCGTGGCCCGCCGGGACATACCCGGGGCCGTCGCCGTCTCCGCGTCCGCCTCCACCGCCGTCTACGTCCGCGAGGAGGGCAGCGCGCTCGTCCGGTCCGACGCGCGCGCCGTGCGCGACCCCGCCGCGCTGGCGGTGACGTCCCGGCTGCCGGTGGTCGCCGGTGACGTACGCGACCTGGACGACCGGTCGATCGTCGTCAACGAGGAGTGGGAGAAGCCGCAGGTCGGCGAGCACGTCGACGTCTGGCTGGGTGACGGGCGGCCCGCACGGCTGCGGATCGTGGCGGTGCTCGCCCGGGGCAGCGGTGACAACGGCGCGTACGTGACCTCGGCCAACGCCTCCCTCGGGCGCGGCGGGGCCGCCGTCCCCGTGGACCGGGTCGACGTGCGGCTGACGGCGGGAGCTGATCCCGGCCGGGCCGCCGCCGTGCTGGCGGAACGGGGCGGGGGCGAGGTGCGGTCGGCGGAGGCGTGGCTGGCCGCCACGCATCCCCGGACCAAGGCCCAGACGCGGCTCGGGCTGCTGATGCTGCTCGGCATCTCCCTCGTCTACACGGGGATCTCCCTGGCGAGCACGCTGCTGATGGCGGCGTCGGTCCGGGGGGCCGAGCTGCGGGCGCTGCGGCTGGCGGGGGCGACGCGGTGGCAGGTCCGTGCGGTGGTCGCCGGGGAGGCGCTGGTGGCGGTCACGGCGGGCGCGGTGCTCGGCCTCGCCGTGACGGCGGTCAACCTCGGCGGCCTCGCGGCCGGTCTGGTCCGGCTGTCGGTGCCGGCGGGGGTGGTGGTGCCGTGGGATGTCGTGGGGGTCGCGGTGGGGGTGTGTGCGGTGGTGTCGGTGGGGGCTGCGGGGGTGCGGGGGCGGTTCGGCGGGTGA